GACGGAGACGGCGGACAACACCATCGAGGTGACGCCGACCGACGCCACCGAAGAGCGGACGGCGATCGACGTCGAGCCCTCGGGCGAGCCGGTCGACGGGCCCGATTACGTCCTCTACGGCGGGAAAGGCGGCGTGGGGAAAACGACGATGGCGGCGGCGACCGCCCTCGACAGCGCTCGCCGGGGCACCAAGACGCTGGTCGTCTCGACCGACCCCGCCCACTCGCTGTCGGACACGTTCGAGCGGGAGATTTCGAGTCGACCAGAGCGCATCCTCGAGGACGCGCCGCTGTACGCCGCCGAGATCGACCCCGACGCGGCCCTCGAGGACAGCCAGGCCGCCTTCGCCGCCGAGGGCGGCGCCGGCGCCAGCGCGCTCGGCGGGCTGGGCGAGTTCATGGGCGAGGATTCCCCGATGGACGTACTGTTCGGCGGGGCGATGCCCGGCTCCGACGAGGCCGTCGCCATGCAGACGTTACTCGAGTACATGGACGACGACCGGTTCGACCGCGTGGTCGTCGACACCGCGCCGACCGGCCACACGCTCCGATTGCTCCAGCTGCCGGAGATCATGGACACGATGATGGGGCGGATGATCGCCTTCCGTCGGCGCATCGGCAGCATGGTCGACGGTATCAAGGGAATGTTCGGCAACGAGATGCCCGAGGAGGGCGAGGACCTCCGGGACCTCGAGGTCCTCCGCGAGCGGATCGAGCGCCTGCGGGCCACCCTTCGAGACCCCGAGCGGACCGACTTCCGGATCGTCCTCGTCCCCGAACAGATGAGCGTCCTCGAGTCCAAGCGGCTGCGCGAGCAGCTCGCGGAGTTCGACATCCCGGTCGGCACCGTCGTCGTCAACCGCGTCATGGAGCCGCTGGCGGAGGTGACCGAGGACGTCCGGGGGGAGTTCCTCGAGCCGGATCTCGAGGGCTGTGAGTTCTGCCAGCGCCGCTGGGACGTCCAGCAGTCGGCGCTGACCGAAGCCCACGAGCTGTTCCGGGGAACGGACGTCAGGCGGGTACCGCTGTTCGCCGACGAGGTCAAAGGCGAGGAGATGCTCGAGGTCGTCGCGGCCTGTCTCCGCTGATCCGCGTCGGCGAGGACGACCGGGACAGGAACCTATTTTTGTGCGCCTCGAGATGTTTGCGTCGATGAACGTCACTGTCGACAGAAAGAACGCCGTCGGAACGGTCACGGAAGCCGCCGGCTGGCTGGTGCGGAACCCGGCGCTGATCGCCGCGTTCTTCGTTCTCGGAGTCGTGCAGGCCGCCGGCGAAGAGTTCTTCCTCCTGTCGCTGTTCGGCTGGTTCCTCTCGCTGTACCTCGGCGGGATCGCGTACGTCTACGCTCGAGACGAGCTGGCGGGCGCCGACCCCGACCTCAACGAGGCGTCCTCTCAGGTCCTGCCGCGGATACTCTCGCTCGTGGGGATCTTCTTCGCCTACGGAATCGCCGTTTTCGTCGGCCTGCTGTTGTTGATTATCCCGGGGATCTACCTCAGCCTCCGGCTCGTCCTCGCGTTCCCGGCCTGCGTACTCGACGACAAGCGGGCGATCGAGAGCCTCAAGACGAGCTGGCGCGTGGCCCACGGGAACCTGCTGAAGCTCCTCGGCATCTCGATTCTCATGTTCGTCGTCTCGCTCAGCGCCATCGTCGTCACCGCGCTGTTCACCGGGCTGGGCGACGAGTTCCTCGTCGGCCTCCTCGCCGTCACGGCCGTCCTCACCGCGTTCCTCACGCCCATCGTCGAGATGGCCTACGCGCGCATCTACCTCGAGAACCGCGAGCCGGACGATGGCGAGTCGGACGACGACTGGGACCGCGACGACGGCGACGCGTGGGACCGCGACGAGGACGACTCGTGGGACCGCAACGAGGACGACTCGTGGGACCGCGACGACGACTGGGGCACCTCGGACGACGAGACGGATTGGTCGACCGACGACCGCGACGACCGCGACGAGTCGCGCTGGTAGGACCCGATCGGTCGGCGGTCAGGTGTCGACGACCAGCACCCGCAGATCGTTCACGTTCGTTCCCGTGTACCCCGTCTCGAGCAGCGCGTCTCGCGACTCGAGGGCGCCGTGGCTGTCGTGGGCGGCGAGGCGCCGCCGACTCGCCGCGAAGTCGGCGACCGTCTCCCGGTCGACGACGGCCCCGCAGGCGTCCGTGGGGCCGTCGATGCCGTCCGTGTCGACGCTCGCGAGGACGGCGTCGGTGTCCCGCTCGCGGAACTCGAGGGCGGCCACCAGCGCGAGTTCCTGGTTCGGGCCGCCGGTCGCATCCCCGTAATCGGGGTCGTCGTCTCCGTCCCCGTCTCGAAGCGTCACCGTCACCTCGCCGCCGGAGAGGACGACCGCCGGTGGCTCGAGGGGGTCGCCCGTCGCCGCGATCTCCTCGGCGACGGCGGCGTGAACCCGACCCACCTCGCCGGCCTCCCCGCGGAGCCGACTCGAGAGGACGGCGGTCTCGTACCCCCGGTCCTCGGCGACCGCCCGGGCGGCGTCGATCGCCGTCCGGCCGTTCGCGAGCAGGTACCAGTCGGGGTCGCGTCCCGAGTCGAACGCCGGATCGGTCCCGTCCGGCGTCTCCGAGACGTCGCCCGCGACGCCGGCCTCGAGTCGCTTCAGGACCGCCCCCGGAAGCGCGTCCTCGAGCGCGTAGCGATCGACGACCGCGCGGGCGTCTGCGAACGTCGTGGAGTCGGGAACCGTCGGCCCGCTGCCGATCACCGCCGGGTCGTCGCCGACGACGTCGCTGACCGCGAGCGTGACGACCGTCGCGGGGGCGGCCGCTCGCGCCAGCCCGCCGCCCTTGATCGCCGAGCAGTGCTTGCGAACGGCGTTGATCTCGTCGATCGCGGCCCCGGAGGCGAGTAACGCCTCGGTCGACGCCTCGAGGTCCGAAAGCGAGAGGCCGGCGGCGGGCGCACACCACAGCGCGCTCGCGCCGCCGGTGACGACCGCGAGAAACAGCGTGTCGGCGCCGGCGCACTCGGCCACCTCGAGCACCCGCTCCGTCGCCGTCACGTTCCGTGTCGTGGGCGTCGGGTGGTCGCCGGGGAGATACTCGATTCGCCCGGTCGCGGACGTCGGTTGCTCCCCCGTCGAGACGACGACGCCCTCCTCGAGCCGGTCGCCGAGGAGCGACTCGAGCGCCTGCACCGCGCCCGCTGCGGCCTTCCCGCCGCCACAGAGGACGATACGGTCGTACGCCGCGAGGTCGTACTCTCGGCCGTCGATCCGCAGTTCGTCGCCTTCGAGCGCGAGTCGGTTCTTGACGGCGGTTTCGGGACTCGCCGCGCGGATTCCGGCCTCGAGGCAGGCGAGGGCGGTCTCGTGGGCGGGCGTTCTCGCGTGGTGGTCGCTGCGACGGAACATCCTGTTTCGTTCGGCCACCGGGTCGGTATTGGCGTTACCGGTCGCCGTCTCGCTCGAGGAGCGGGCCCGCTCCCCGTCGACCAGCGCCGCCTCCTCACGCTGGTCACTCGCGTCGCTCGCGCCGGCGAGACCCAGTTCGTCGGTCGCACACTCGAGACAGTAGTGGTTGTACCCCTCCGAACGGGTGTACACCGGGACGCCGGCGACGGCGTACTCCTCGCGGTAGCGGCGGACGAGTCCGCGGTCGACCCCGCGGCCGAACTCCGAGCGGCCGTGACGTCGGTTCAGCCGTCGCCGAAAGCGGGGGTTGACGAAGACGCCCAGCGCGACCAGAACGAACGCGGTGAGCAGCCAGAGCGCCGAGAGAACTGCCGCGCCAGTCGTCACGCCGCCCTGTGCGAGCTGTCCGAGGACGACGGCCGCGGCGACGACCCGAACCCCATCGAGAGCCAGCCGACGACGCCGTAGAGGAGGGCGGAAACTCGGTCTGCGAGCCGGACGATTTCAGTGCCATCGTCTGACACGGTAGCCCTCGGTTCGTTTCCTGCAGAACCGAATAAGCCTTCTGACGGGGTTTACGGCAGGATCGAACTCACACCAGCCGTCGGAGGAGCCCGTAGGCGGCGTCGCGGAGGCTGTCCGGGAGGTATCGGACGTATATCCCGTACTCCGCCAGCGGGCCGACGGGGTAGCGTGCGGGGGGCTCCGGACAGGTTCCCGCGTGGAGGATCGCCGCGGCGACCTCCTCGGGGGAGATCGCGAGCGGCCCGCTGCCGCCGATCAGCCGCGCCTCCTCGATCATCTCGTACAGCGACTCGTACGCCGGCGTTCGCGTCTCCTCCGGGGGGAGTTCGTCGTCGACGCGCTCGGTGAACTCCGTCTCGACCGTCCCCGGCTCGATCAAGACCACCTCGACGCCGAACTCCTCGGCTTCGGCTCTAAGGGCGTCGCTCATCGCCTCGAGGGCGTGTTTCGCCCCCGAGTAGGCGCCGGTGCCGGCGAACGCCATCCGCCCGAGAACGCTCGAGACGTTGACGATCCGTCCCTTTCCCTGGGCGCGCATGTGCGGCAGCGCGGCGCGTGTCAGTCGGTGGGGGCCGTAGACGTTGACGTCGAACTGGCGGTGGAGTTCGGCTGTCGAGACGTCCTCGAGCGGCCCCATCTGCCCGTAGCCCGCGTTGTTCACGAGGCAGTCGATCGCGCCGCCGAGGTCGACCGTCCGCTCGACGACCGAGGCGACCTGTTCGGGGTCCGTGACGTCAAGGGCGAGCGTCTCACAGCCGAGTTCGTCGAGGTCCGCGATGTCCTCGGGGTCCCGAGAGGTCGCGACGACCAGCCACTCGTTCTGGAGGAACGCCCTGGCGGTCGCGCGTCCGATCCCGGACGAACAGCCGGTGATCAGGACGCACCGCTTGCGGGTGTAGCGTCCGTCGTCCGCGGTGTCCGTCGTCGTCCCCTCGTCCGTGCCGGTGTCCGTACTCGAGCCCACAGCGGTCGAGCCGACGGCCCCGTCCTCGTCGGTTTCCTCGGCTTCCTCAGCGATGGCCATGCCTGTCTCGTTCGAGAGAGGGAACCTAAGTATCGACGGTTTGTCGCGCCGGCCGGAGCGGGGTCCGACCCCGCCGCGAGCCGAGCGGCGCCGGTCCGCGCTACTGGTACATCCGGAGGGGGCGCGCCTGCGAACTCTCCTCCTGGCCGGCCTGTTGCATGCGCTGGGCGAACTGCTCGCGCTGTTCGCGGATCTCCTCGGCGCTGTCGACCAGCCCGCTCACGTCGACTTCGAAGCCGGCGATCGGACCGATACCGTCCTCGAGCAGGACGCTCGCTGCCTCCGGATCGGGGAACTGCGGCTCCGTCTCGACGATCAGCCCGAGGCTGTCGGAGCCGACCTGGGCGGCCCGGTTGAGCAACGCCCCGGTCGGTCCGCTAACGACGCCGTCCTCGCCGGGGGTGTCGATCCCGTGGTCCTCGAGGACCGACGCCGCGTCGCCGGTCGCGACGCCGGTGAGCGCCGGGCGGCCGTCGCGCTCGGCCGGCAGCCCGCTGAGGTAGATCGGACGCGCGTCGTGTTCGTCCACCCAACTGGTCACGCAGTCGGCGACGACGCTGACCGCCTGCGAGGCGATCGGGACGTCGCTCTGGAGCGCGAACAGGTCGTGTTCCTCGCTGACGTACAGCCGGACCGGCGGCCTGACCGTCGCGTCGCCGCCGCGGTAGATACCGACCCGCGGCAGTCCGTCGCAGTGGACGCTCGCGTAGTAGCGCATCTCGAGGCGGTCGACGAGGTGGTCGGTCGCGATCTTGCCGACGAGGCCGAGCCCCGGGAACCCCTCGACGAGCACCGGTTCCTCGAGGTCGACCGCCTCTCCGTGGGTGCGAATCCGTGGCATACGGGTGTCAACTCGGGGCCGGCATAAAAATGCGCGGTCGACGGCGGGTGCGAGGCGCGGGCTTCGAAACCCACAAACGCCGGGCCCTCGAAGCCGGGTGCAATGGAGACACTCGAGCGGTATCGGCCGATCATCGACGACTTCGAGGCGTTTCTCGACGCCTGCGAGCGCCCCCTCGGGAACGTCGTTCGCGTGAACGCGATCAAGGCCACCCCGGAGCGGGCGATGGCCGCGCTCGAAGAGGAGGGCGTCGGCTACGAGCAGGCCGACTGGAACCCCCGCGTTCTCGAACTCGAGACCGACTCCCCGGGATCGACGTGGGCCTCCTTTCTCGGCTTCACGCACGGCCAGGAGGCGGTGTCGGCGGTCCCGGCGGGCGTGCTCGACCCCCGGCCCGGCGAGCGCGTCTGGGACGCCTGTGGGGCCCCCGGCGGGAAGGCCACGCAGCTCGCAGCGCTGATGGACGACCGCGGAACGGTCGTCGCCAACGACAGCAACCTCGGACGGCTGTCGGCGCTACGGTTCAACGCCGAACGGCTCGGCGCGACCAGCCTCGCGGTCACCCACCAGGACGCCCGCAACTACTCGCTGAAGCCCCTCGAGTTCGACGCGTTCGACCGGGCGCTCGTCGACGCACCCTGCTCCTGTGAGGGGACGATCCGGAAGAACCCCGACGCGCTCGACGAGTGGACCGAGGATCACGTCCACTCCGTCGCGGGCATCCAGAAGGGGATCCTCCGGCGGGCGGTCCAGACCACCCGCGAGGGCGGCACCGTCGTCTACTCGACGTGTACGTTCGCCCCCGAGGAGAACGAGGCCGTCGTCCAGCACGCCCTCGAGGCGGAAGACTGCCGCGTCGTCGACTTCGACCTCGACCTCGAGTACGCCCCCGGCGTCACCGAGTGGGAGGGCGAGGAGTACGACGGGAGCGTCTCGAAGGCGGCCCGGATCTACCCCCACCACAACGACACGGGCGGGTTCTTCGTGGCGAAACTCGAGGTGACCGCCTGATGGCGGGCGACTCCGACGGGAACGTCGGCCAGCGGTTCGACCGCCTTCCGGAGACGGCCGCCGACCGCGTCGTCGAGGGGCGGGCGACCCGCGAGGAGGTCGTCGGGTACTTCGCCGACCGGTTCGGCGTTCCGCCGGGGACGTTCGACGAGTACACGTTCTGGGAGAAGGGCGCCGGCAAGATCTGGGTGTACGCCGGCGAGGCGCCCTCCCTCGCCGAACTCGAGGCGCTGGGGATGACCTGCCTTCGAACCCGCCAGGAACACTGGAAGCCGACGACGGACGCCGTCCAGCGCTTCGGGCGGCACGCGGACTCGTGCGTCGTCGAACTGGACCGCGAGCGGGCGGCCCGGTTCGCCGCCGGCGAGGACCAGGAACTCGAGTGGGACGGCGACTGGGGCTACCTGATCGTCGCCTGCGAGGTCGTCGGCGACCTCGAGCCCCTGGGCGTCGGGCTCTACGTCCACGGCGAACTCCGGTCGGTAGTGCCGAAGGGGAGACAGCGGGATCTCGAGGCGTAGCGTTCCGTCAGCCCGCGAGCCCGCTCACCAGCAGGCGCCCCCCGAGCGCGATCAGGACCGCGCCCGCGAGCCACTGGACGGCGCGGGCGACCGCCGGGCGGGCGGCCAGCAGGTGTCGAACCGCGCTCGAGCCGAGCGCGACGCCGCCGAGGTACGCCATCGTGAGCAGCGCGTAGAGCCCGCCGAGAACCGAGAGCTGGATCGGGACGTGGCCCGCGGCGTCAACGAACTGCGGGAGAAACGCCAGGAAGAACACCGCCACCTGGGGGTTGAGGACGTTGACGACGACGGCCTCCCGGAACGGCGCGCCGCTCGCCCCGCCGCCCTCGAGCAACAGCGCCTCCTCGCGGATCGTCCGCACCCCGAGGTAGACGAGGTAGGCCGCCCCGACGGCGGTGACGAGACCGAACGCGAACTCGGAGGTGCGAAACAGCGCCGAGAGCCCGAGGGCGGCCGCGAGCGTGTGGACGAGAACGCCGGCGCTGATCCCCGCGGCGGAGGCGACGCCCGCAACCCGCCCGTCGCCGACGCTGCGAGTCAGGACGTAGATCGTGTCCGGACCGGGCGAGAGGATCATCGCGCCGGCCGCGAGCAGGTAGAGCCCGAGCAGCCGCGGGTCGAACGGGGCGGCCGAGGCCGCCTCGAGCGCGCCGAGCGCCGCGTCGACCGACGACAACTGGAGCGGGTCACCGGACATCCGTCAGCGCTCCTCGAGGGTGCCGCCGCTCAACCCCTCCCAGGCGACGCGGTAGCCGAGCGCCGAGAGAGCGGCGCTCGAGTCGGAGATCCCTCGCTCCCCGAGGACCGCCTCGGCCTCGGAGAGAGCCATTCCCGCCTCGATCTCCTCGGCCAGCGCCTCGAGAACCACCGGGCGGATCAGCGTTCGTCCGACGAGGTCGTGGTCGGGGAACGCCACCCCGTCGAGGGCGTCCTCGCTGACGCCGTGGCTGGCGGCGACGTCCTCGAGGGTGACGACGTCCGCGTCGGGGGTGAGCGCCTCGGGCAGCGCCAGCGCGCTCTCGGCGACCAGCGCGCGCTCGTACTCCCGGAGGACGTCCGCGACGTCCTTGATGCGGACCGATCCCGTGTAGGGGATCGCCCGGTGATCGCGGGCGGCGATCTCCTCGCCGACGCCCAGCGACTCGTCGACGGCGACGACCATGTCGACGTCCTCGAGGTCCGCGAGCTGTGCGAGCTTCTTCTCGACGTACTCGGGCGTCCAGAATCCCATGATCTCGAAGTAGACTCGGAAGTCGGCGTGGCTGTAGTCGAACGCGAAGTCGGGGATCATCACCCGCGTACCGGTCGCCAGGGGCTCGGGTTCGCGGATCAGGTCCCACTCGAGGTCGAGCCCCGAGAACCGGGCCGCGAAGTCGGCCTCGACGGCACTGTCGAACGAAACCTCCGCGACGGGCGCTGCGGTCGGAACCGAAACGGGGTCGGCGTCGGAGAGGACGAGGGTGCGTTCGGTGCCCCGGTCATCGATCGTCGCCTCGAGGCGCCACTCCTCGGCGCCGGCCACCGTCCGGAGGAGGCGAGCGAAGCGGGTGCCGTAGCGGCGGGTGGCCCGAAAGAGCCGCGTCGGTCCCGTGACGACCACTTCGCGGCCCGCGTCCGTCTTCCGGATCTCGTACATCAGCCGCAGGCGTTTGACCGCCGAGACGAGCGCCTTCGGGTCCGAGGATCGGACCCGAAGCTCCGTCGCGTCGAACAGCGCCGTCTGGGCCAGCGAGAGGTTGTACTGCGCCACGAGTTCGTCGGGGCCCCACCGCGAGTCGAGCTCGGTGAGCACCTGGCGCTCCTCCAGATCGGCGTACAGCGACGCCTCGAGGTCGTCCGCCGAGACGCCGAGGGCCTCGCCGGCGCGAACCAGCGCCATCGCCCGGTCGTCGTCGCCGACGACGCCGACCGCCTCGGCGGCCTCGAACGCCGCCCGGCGGGCGCGGACGGGGTCGACCGGCGCGCGCGTCTCGAACGTCGCCTCGCGCTCGAGCAGCGCGGCGAACCCGCGAACCAGCTTGAAGTGGTCCGCCTCGGGTTCGAGGTCGGCGAGGGCGGCCTCGAGGCGCTCGCGGGGCTCGTCGACGTGGCCCTGAAACGTCCCGATCACCCGCGCGGCGAGCGGGCGGTGCTCGCGGCCGGCGAACCGGGGGCGGTAGCCGCCGCCGGCTCGAGAGACCCGCAGCAGGTCCTTCGTCAGCATTCGGTCTGAGTCGGTGCGGCGAGACCAAAAGTCGCCCGACTGGCCGCCGTCGCTCGCGCGACGAACGCGTCGCTCGGTGGCGTGGCGGAGGAGCGCACCGAAAAGGGATAAGTACCGCATCGGCGTACTGTACATGGTGGTCGGTAGCACGGCACACAGACTCCGCTACACCATCGAACGTACCCGAGGAGAATACCATGTCGACAGCCCACAAACTCGACTGCGAGGCGGCGGAGAACGACTGCCGGTTCATCATCCAGTCGGAAAACGAAGGCGAAGCGATCGAACTGGCGCGAGACCACATGCTGGAAGTCCACGGAAAGGAGTACACGGACGACGAACTGCGGGAGAAACACCTGCAGTCGGTGTGACGACGATCACTTTTTGAGGCCGCGGGCTACCGCCGCCGGTCCGAGACGCGGCGCTCGCCGGTCTCTTCGCTGATAACCTCGTAGAGCAGCGCGCGGCTCCCGTCCGACTTCGGCCGCAGGATCCGCCCCAGTCGCTGGGTGAACTCCCGCTCGCTGGCGCTGCCCGAGAGTACGACGGCGACGGAGGCGTCGGGGACGTCGACGCCCTCGTCCAGCACGTTCGAGGTGACCACGCGGGAGTACGTTCCCTCGCGGAACCGCGACAGGATCTCCCGGCGCTCGGCGGCGCCGGTCTGGTGGGTGATCGCCGGGAGCAAGAACCGCTCTGCGACGTCGTAGGCGAGGTCGTTGTGGGCGGTGAACACGATGGTTCGCTCGCCGGGGTGGTCGGCGAGGATCCCCTCGAGCGCCTCGAGTTTGCCCGCGCTGCCGAGCATGATCTCGCGGGCGCGCTGGCGGGCGAGCAGCGCCTCGCGGGCCGCGGGGTCGTTCCCGGAGCGCTTGACGAGTTCCTGGTAGTCCGAACCGCTGTTCATCGAGATGTTCGAGCGGGCGAGGTAGCTCGCGAACACCTCCTGGTTGGCCTCGTACTCCTCGCGCTCGGCGGCGGTGAGCGAGACCTCGAGGCGCTTGACGTCGTAGGGGGCCAGGTGCTCGCCGGCCAGGTCGTCGACGTCGACGCGGTGGACGAGCGGGCCGACGACCGCCGCGATCACCTCGTGGGCGTCGTCGGGGCGCTCGAAGGTCGCGGTGAGACCCAGCCGGGCGGGAGCGGCGAGCAGGCGAGCGATCTCGCGGTAGCCCTCCCCGCCGAGGTGGTGGACCTCGTCGAAGACGACGAGTCCGAACCGGTCGCCGACGGCGTCGGCCTTGAGGTACGCTGAGTCGTACGTCGAGACGGTGATCGCCTCGAGTCGCTGTTCGCCGCCGCCGAACTGCCCCACGGGAACCGAGAACTCCCGCTCGAGTTCGCGGCGCCACTGCTCGAGCAAGTCGATCGTGGGAACGACGACGAGCGTCGGCACCGCGAGGCGTTCGATCGCCTTCAGGGCGATCACCGTCTTGCCGCTGCCGGTCGGCAGTTCGAGGACGCCCGCGGGAGCGCGCTCCGGCGGGCGGACCTCGCTCGCAGCCGACGGCGCGTCGGCCCAGCGGTCCGTCGCGAGCCAGTCGTCGAGCGCCGCTCGCTGGTACCCCCGGAGTTCGTAGGCCGACTCGAGCGCCGGCAGGGTCTCGAGGTCGAGGACGCGGTCCTCGACGGCGTCGAACTCGTCGCCGAGGGCAGACAGCAGCGACGCGTACCGAAACGCGGGCGCGCGGCCCGTCTCGGTCCGCGGGTCGAACTCGAGGCCCGGCGCGTCGGGAACGCTCCGCTCCGGCGGGAGGCCCTCGAGCCGGATCGTGCCGTCCTCGTAGCGGAGCGTGATCGGTTCCGAACCTGTCGTCGCGTTCGAGACCACGTGCGACGATAGCGGGTGCGGTACATATACACCTGCTCATACTTCGTTCGTCGCTCGAGTGCCAGGCGGCGTCTCGAAACGCGTTCACACAGCGAGTCAGCCGACGAGACCGGTGACTGGACGATGACCCGGTGTCCAGTTCCCGCGCAACCGGACGACGGGCCGTACCTCAACCCTTTTATTACCGCTGTGCCTTGAGTCGGACATGAGCGAAGACGAGGGCATGAACGCAGCCAGTCAGGATGTCCCGTCAGGGAAGGAACCCGACGAGGAAACCGACGCCGAAGCGACCCGAGAGTCGCCGTCCGAGAGCGACCTCGAGGCGGAGATCGCTCCCGAGACGAGCGACGACGTCCAGGACGTCCTGGACCGGGTCGCCCAGTACGACGACGACCTCGCACGCGAGGTGGGTTCGATCGCCGAGACCGCCCGGGAGACCGTCTCGAGCCAGCGCGCCGAACTCGAGGACCTGCGCGAGCGCGTCGACGCCCAGGCCGAGACGATCGAGGAACTCCAGGAAGAACTCGAGGCCCGCGAGCGGACGCTGTCCGAGCGCGACGAGCAGATCGAGGAGCTGACGTCGACGGTCAAGCGCACGCAGGCCGACTTCCAGAACTACAAGAAGCGGGCGAAAAAGCGCCAGAACCAGCTCGAGGAGCGGGCGACCGAGGACCTCGTCTCGCGGCTCGTCGGGGTGCGCGACAACCTCAAACGCGCCCTCGAGGAGGAGAGCGACGACGTAGAGAGCCTCCGCGAGGGCGTCGAGATGACGATGCGGGAGTTCGACCGGGTGCTCGAGGAGGAGAACGTCGCCGAGATCGAACCCGAGCCGGGAGCGGCCGTCGACCCCCAGCGCCACGAGGTGATGGTGCAAGTCGACAGCGCCCACCCCGAGGGGACCGTCGCCGACGTCTTCACGCCCGGCTACGAGATGGGCGGCAAGGTCATCCAGAACGCGCAGGTGACGGTGAGCAACGGCGAACTCGACGGGGAGCCGTCGGCGGAGGAGTCCGAGACCGACGAGGCGTCGGCCGGCGACCGCGACGACGCGGCCCCGTCCTCGAGGGACGAATAACCGCCTCGATCCGCGGCTGTCGAAGCCCCGATTTTCCGGCTCTCTACCCTCGAACAGCGGCGTCGCGGATCGGTGACCGATAATTTTATTCGCCGCCACGCGTGGTGTAGCAACCTTTAAAACAAAGTGCGCACAAGTGCATCCCAGATGGCTAGTAACAAGATCCTCGGCATCGACCTCGGGACGACGAACAGCGCCTTCGCGGTGATGGAGGGTGGCGATCCGGAGATCATCGTGAACGCGGAAGGTGACCGGACGACGCCCTCCGTCGTCGCCTTCACCGACGACGACGAGCGACTCGTCGGGAAGCCGGCGAAAAACCAGGCGATTCAGAACCCCGAGAAGACGATCGCCTCGATCAAGCGCCACATGGGCGAGGACGACTACACCGTCGAGGTGGAGGGCGAGGAGTACACGCCCCAGCAGATCTCGGCGATGATCCTCCAGAAGTTAAAACGCGACGCCGAGGAGTATCTCGGCGACGACGTCGAGAAAGCCGTCATCACGGTGCCGGCGTACTTCTCGGACCGCCAGCGGCAGGCGACCAAAGACGCCGGCGAGATCGCCGGCTTCGAGGTCGAGCGCATCATCAACGAGCCGACGGCGGCGTCGATGGCGTACGGACTGGACGACGACTCCGACCAGACCGTCCTCGTCTACGACCTCGGCGGGGGCACCTTCGACGTCTCCATCCTCGACCTGGGCGGCGGCGTCTACGAGGTCGTCGCCACCAACGGCGACAACGACCTCGGCGGGGACGACTGGGACCACGCGATCATCGACTGGCTG
Above is a genomic segment from Natrononativus amylolyticus containing:
- a CDS encoding ArsA family ATPase, translating into MSGLDVEPVDEADAEGETETADNTIEVTPTDATEERTAIDVEPSGEPVDGPDYVLYGGKGGVGKTTMAAATALDSARRGTKTLVVSTDPAHSLSDTFEREISSRPERILEDAPLYAAEIDPDAALEDSQAAFAAEGGAGASALGGLGEFMGEDSPMDVLFGGAMPGSDEAVAMQTLLEYMDDDRFDRVVVDTAPTGHTLRLLQLPEIMDTMMGRMIAFRRRIGSMVDGIKGMFGNEMPEEGEDLRDLEVLRERIERLRATLRDPERTDFRIVLVPEQMSVLESKRLREQLAEFDIPVGTVVVNRVMEPLAEVTEDVRGEFLEPDLEGCEFCQRRWDVQQSALTEAHELFRGTDVRRVPLFADEVKGEEMLEVVAACLR
- a CDS encoding glycerophosphoryl diester phosphodiesterase membrane domain-containing protein — its product is MNVTVDRKNAVGTVTEAAGWLVRNPALIAAFFVLGVVQAAGEEFFLLSLFGWFLSLYLGGIAYVYARDELAGADPDLNEASSQVLPRILSLVGIFFAYGIAVFVGLLLLIIPGIYLSLRLVLAFPACVLDDKRAIESLKTSWRVAHGNLLKLLGISILMFVVSLSAIVVTALFTGLGDEFLVGLLAVTAVLTAFLTPIVEMAYARIYLENREPDDGESDDDWDRDDGDAWDRDEDDSWDRNEDDSWDRDDDWGTSDDETDWSTDDRDDRDESRW
- a CDS encoding glycerate kinase type-2 family protein, with the protein product MTTGAAVLSALWLLTAFVLVALGVFVNPRFRRRLNRRHGRSEFGRGVDRGLVRRYREEYAVAGVPVYTRSEGYNHYCLECATDELGLAGASDASDQREEAALVDGERARSSSETATGNANTDPVAERNRMFRRSDHHARTPAHETALACLEAGIRAASPETAVKNRLALEGDELRIDGREYDLAAYDRIVLCGGGKAAAGAVQALESLLGDRLEEGVVVSTGEQPTSATGRIEYLPGDHPTPTTRNVTATERVLEVAECAGADTLFLAVVTGGASALWCAPAAGLSLSDLEASTEALLASGAAIDEINAVRKHCSAIKGGGLARAAAPATVVTLAVSDVVGDDPAVIGSGPTVPDSTTFADARAVVDRYALEDALPGAVLKRLEAGVAGDVSETPDGTDPAFDSGRDPDWYLLANGRTAIDAARAVAEDRGYETAVLSSRLRGEAGEVGRVHAAVAEEIAATGDPLEPPAVVLSGGEVTVTLRDGDGDDDPDYGDATGGPNQELALVAALEFRERDTDAVLASVDTDGIDGPTDACGAVVDRETVADFAASRRRLAAHDSHGALESRDALLETGYTGTNVNDLRVLVVDT
- a CDS encoding SDR family oxidoreductase, translated to MAIAEEAEETDEDGAVGSTAVGSSTDTGTDEGTTTDTADDGRYTRKRCVLITGCSSGIGRATARAFLQNEWLVVATSRDPEDIADLDELGCETLALDVTDPEQVASVVERTVDLGGAIDCLVNNAGYGQMGPLEDVSTAELHRQFDVNVYGPHRLTRAALPHMRAQGKGRIVNVSSVLGRMAFAGTGAYSGAKHALEAMSDALRAEAEEFGVEVVLIEPGTVETEFTERVDDELPPEETRTPAYESLYEMIEEARLIGGSGPLAISPEEVAAAILHAGTCPEPPARYPVGPLAEYGIYVRYLPDSLRDAAYGLLRRLV
- a CDS encoding proteasome assembly chaperone family protein, coding for MPRIRTHGEAVDLEEPVLVEGFPGLGLVGKIATDHLVDRLEMRYYASVHCDGLPRVGIYRGGDATVRPPVRLYVSEEHDLFALQSDVPIASQAVSVVADCVTSWVDEHDARPIYLSGLPAERDGRPALTGVATGDAASVLEDHGIDTPGEDGVVSGPTGALLNRAAQVGSDSLGLIVETEPQFPDPEAASVLLEDGIGPIAGFEVDVSGLVDSAEEIREQREQFAQRMQQAGQEESSQARPLRMYQ
- a CDS encoding RsmB/NOP family class I SAM-dependent RNA methyltransferase, which encodes METLERYRPIIDDFEAFLDACERPLGNVVRVNAIKATPERAMAALEEEGVGYEQADWNPRVLELETDSPGSTWASFLGFTHGQEAVSAVPAGVLDPRPGERVWDACGAPGGKATQLAALMDDRGTVVANDSNLGRLSALRFNAERLGATSLAVTHQDARNYSLKPLEFDAFDRALVDAPCSCEGTIRKNPDALDEWTEDHVHSVAGIQKGILRRAVQTTREGGTVVYSTCTFAPEENEAVVQHALEAEDCRVVDFDLDLEYAPGVTEWEGEEYDGSVSKAARIYPHHNDTGGFFVAKLEVTA
- a CDS encoding DUF7122 family protein; translation: MAGDSDGNVGQRFDRLPETAADRVVEGRATREEVVGYFADRFGVPPGTFDEYTFWEKGAGKIWVYAGEAPSLAELEALGMTCLRTRQEHWKPTTDAVQRFGRHADSCVVELDRERAARFAAGEDQELEWDGDWGYLIVACEVVGDLEPLGVGLYVHGELRSVVPKGRQRDLEA